From the genome of Uranotaenia lowii strain MFRU-FL chromosome 1, ASM2978415v1, whole genome shotgun sequence, one region includes:
- the LOC129749550 gene encoding uncharacterized protein LOC129749550: protein MNNPKPAGNQSAGETSRGTIFDATSYSINDRSRTSENAFDDSEFCDESVLQLLDKPFSQLVDGMQLRKNDRYQGFDNNAGDSWIYPTNYPVRKYQFTITQAALFKNTLVVLPTGLGKTFIAAVVMYNLYRWYPTGKVIFMAPTRPLVNQQIEACYKIMGIPKEDTAEMTGKQLRKNRSELWQSKRVFYVTPQVVLADINSPEQNFPTDSIKLVVIDEAHKAKGRYAYTEVIKAISATNKQFRVLALSATPGRTLEDVAEVLRNLLISHIEVRWENSIDVSPYTFKKNIRTVVIPLGPTLSQIRDRYIELIDPYVRRLMDANVISGHTRNLSSGWLVMEQKRFREACLIQRHPNYTAINSDFSAGMSMYHAMELLVRHGVRAFLNFFEDDSGSKPEEKFFVAKDIRLKAFLDELREEYGRNPLAIFNNVGAPMPNGVVPRISADEKIDFGHPKFAILERHLREHFENHPDSKVIVFCEFRDSVAMIHRLLLQNRPLVKPKCIVGQGGTAGGLRAVTQKEQIAAMRDFRAGLCNTLIATCVAEEGIDVGEVDLIVCFDITKNPTRFVQRIGRTGRQRVGRVLMLVTEGKEHETLKEVLASKDKTNQKLSRSKEILSVLYRNSPRLVPTEFNPKCVETFIKIPEEKEVAPETGKRGRRKRKNSEAEEGEEENEEIPTRTTRKSKRKQADPKLTQDVRNFFRKVETDLDVSERDVFTSPGRKDSSHENSSFLNGSREKHKAPQDTSLRLGKTEQEQELEKLVKPLLRHRGRLERGQFLKARKSLVLREEKVKKSILCPNPLKKMFFEANITHLKDLVEKSEILQVALGDSEDLILLDDRGECVRSELQEVENVFGGRNALKNRVTEIEEMVNVTENNFPKKISKISDQPVNEEQIAKFNDIFKRFSTHKLTRNAKDVSTARNPTPTPPETHEPVDPSVSNLFESQLYLPAIMEPQEASFHPLNLDTSPIRKLPFENTPINNKPKSRAATLAKYEKKTPANYSNSPLLRAFNRSIQKAKYSSPMVANGGNPKSDVGFRMVLEYFGLETLNNIFEEPSQQPVGGNKFLNRLEALIEEDVEGLERSLTEHIPELSKSLFDPKELVLESQEAEFLAKDFSQSIEINKEPEAPKPSLDSTVRREMELLEADFIDGTFSLTMEKSPKQVATKSAATEEIPIEDFLRENFDDDESPVKPTIEPVPSSELFPLSNTSTRQKQLNLDIGECLQDLLEDEPPKENETESEEVIPNSQENAQSVRVSQFKSLKTLHVGNLQDLLADSEDDLFGDSEECKPDVQAKPIDNSDSDKTVDYNLNEHVLTSSASQKENVPIQINKLGTPKSNKEALPSPKCPDKSPSLLRKKLNFTRLRLNRANADTMEINSAPVERISSNGGSAAAVQSPFFASCRPAENARSFLDDTAIIAPRAKRKAVIESDSEEEDRPVLSKPTMESSEEEDEAFQTARTSIVTSKMGPPKMLAPSSKRIGSGDAISHRKKRRKHCDFFLSQVEVSDDDEEEDDFEEDELSHMVDDSIVFHGHVEDDSNVDMRAKYLQSVRSPVHQGRFKIPAAPTRFLNTLDIYSQPSDRYEQQGSNYEECSFVVPEDEIESQEDGSESDELERAERILRERRRAKKLGLDVEAAAKKRRRKIVSLANSDQSSSSDSEGEEMKAFRKRIRSMPD from the exons ATGAACAATCCTAAACCAGCTGGCAATCAGTCTGCCGGGGAAACATCTCGGGGCACGATATTTGATGCTACAAGTTACTCGATCAACGATCGGTCCCGGACTAGCGAAAATGCATTCGACGATAGCGAGTTCTGCGACGAAAGTGTCCTGCAGCTGTTGGACAAACCTTTCTCGCAGCTGGTGGATGGGATGCAGTTGCGTAAAAATGACCGGTACCAGGGATTCGACAATAATGCCGGGGACAGTTGGATCTATCCGACGAATTATCCTGTGAGGAAGTATCAGTTTACCATTACCCAGGCGGCTTTGTTCAAAAATACTCTGGTTGTTTTGCCTACCGGATTGGGAAAAACCTTTATCGCAGCGGTTGTGATGTACAATCTGTACCGGTGGTATCCAACCGGGAAGGTTATCTTCATGGCACCGACTAGACCGCTGGTAAATCAGCAGATCGAAGCATGCTACAAGATCATGGGTATTCCCAAGGAAGATACCGCCGAAATGACGGGGAAACAGCTGAGGAAGAACCGCTCCGAGCTGTGGCAAAGTAAACGGGTGTTCTATGTTACACCACAG GTCGTTTTAGCGGATATCAATTCTCCGGAACAAAACTTCCCCACCGATAGTATCAAACTGGTAGTGATCGATGAGGCCCACAAAGCTAAAGGTCGATACGCTTACACCGAGGTCATTAAAGCAATATCGGCTACCAATAAGCAGTTTCGTGTGCTAGCCTTGTCAGCAACACCGGGCCGTACCTTGGAGGATGTGGCCGAGGTTCTACGAAATCTGCTAATATCACACATCGAAGTTCGATGGGAAAATTCGATCGATGTTTCGCCTTACACATTTAAAAAGAACATTCGAACCGTCGTCATACCACTTGGCCCCACACTTAGTCAGATTCGTGATCGATACATTGAACTTATCGATCCCTACGTAAGGCGGCTTATGGATGCGAACGTCATTAGCGGTCATACAAGGAATTTGAGCAGCGGTTGGCTGGTCATGGAACAGAAGCGCTTCCGGGAAGCGTGTCTGATTCAGCGACACCCAAACTATACCGCCATAAATTCGGATTTCAGCGCCGGCATGAGCATGTATCACGCCATGGAGCTGCTGGTTCGTCACGGAGTTCGAGcgttcttgaactttttcgaagACGACAGTGGCAGCAAACCGGAAGAGAAGTTCTTCGTAGCTAAAGACATTCGATTGAAAGCTTTCCTGGATGAGCTGCGAGAAGAGTACGGTCGCAATCCACTGGCAATTTTCAACAACGTTGGAGCTCCGATGCCAAATGGGGTCGTTCCTCGTATAAGCGCGgacgaaaagattgatttcGGACATCCGAAGTTTGCCATCCTGGAGCGACATTTGCGGGAACATTTCGAAAACCATCCGGACTCGAAGGTGATTGTTTTTTGCGAGTTTCGCGATTCGGTTGCGATGATCCATCGGCTGTTGCTGCAGAATCGGCCACTGGTGAAGCCGAAGTGCATTGTGG GCCAAGGTGGAACGGCCGGTGGTTTACGAGCCGTAACGCAGAAGGAACAGATAGCGGCAATGCGGGATTTCCGAGCTGGCCTGTGCAACACGTTGATTGCGACCTGCGTGGCCGAGGAAGGAATCGACGTGGGCGAGGTGGATTTGATAGTGTGCTTCGACATAACGAAGAATCCCACCCGATTTGTGCAACGGATTGGCCGAACCGGTCGACAGCGGGTAGGCCGGGTGCTTATGCTGGTTACCGAGGGTAAGGAACACGAAACGTTGAAGGAGGTGCTGGCCTCCAAGGACAAAACCAACCAAAAGTTGTCTAGGAGTAAGGAAATTCTAAGTGTCCTATATCGTAACTCTCCGAGGCTGGTTCCAACGGAATTCAATCCTAAGTGCGTAGAAACGTTCATCAAGATACCGGAGGAAAAggaagtggctccagagactggGAAAAGGGGGCGTCGAAAACGAAAAAACTCGGAAGCTGAAGAAGGGGAAGAAGAGAATGAAGAAATACCCACTAGAACCACTCGCAAAAGTAAAAGGAAACAAGCGGATCCTAAATTGACGCAGGATGTGAGGAACTTTTTCCGCAAGGTAGAAACTGATTTGGATGTAAGTGAGCGGGATGTGTTCACGAGTCCAGGTAGAAAGGATTCCTCGCATGAAAATTCCTCATTTCTCAATGGTTCTCGTGAGAAACACAAGGCACCCCAGGATACTTCTTTAAGATTGGGTAAAACAGAACAAGAACAGGAATTAGAGAAACTCGTGAAGCCCTTGTTGAGGCACAGAGGTCGTTTGGAAAGAGGGCAGTTTTTGAAAGCACGGAAATCGTTGGTATTACGAGAGGAAAAAGTAAAGAAATCAATCCTGTGCCCAAATCCTTTAAAGAAAATGTTCTTCGAAGCCAATATAACTCATCTTAAAGATCTGGTTGAGAAAAGCGAGATTCTTCAGGTTGCTTTGGGAGACAGCGAAGATTTGATACTGTTGGACGATCGCGGAGAATGTGTTCGATCCGAGCTGCAAGAGGTAGAAAACGTTTTTGGCGGAAGAAATGCTCTCAAGAACAGAGTTACTGAAATTGAAGAGATGGTCAATGTTACGGAAAATAATTTCCCtaagaaaatttccaaaatttcagatCAACCAGTCAACGAAGAACAAATTGCGAAATTTAATGATATATTTAAAAGGTTCTCAACGCACAAATTGACTCGTAACGCGAAGGACGTCTCGACTGCAAGAAATCCTACTCCAACTCCACCAGAAACACATGAGCCAGTTGACCCCAGTGTATCAAATCTGTTTGAGTCACAGCTTTATCTTCCAGCTATAATGGAGCCACAGGAAGCTAGTTTTCATCCCTTAAATCTCGACACTTCTCCAATACGAAAATTACCTTTTGAAAATACTCCCATCAACAATAAACCGAAATCAAGAGCCGCGACCCTAGCCAAATACGAAAAGAAAACACCAGCCAACTACTCCAACAGTCCCCTGTTGAGAGCCTTCAACAGATCGATCCAGAAAGCCAAATACTCTTCGCCAATGGTTGCCAACGGCGGTAATCCGAAGTCGGATGTCGGGTTTCGAATGGTTCTGGAGTACTTTGGACTGGAAACGTTGAACAACATTTTCGAAGAACCTTCGCAGCAACCAGTCGGCGGAAACAAATTTCTCAATCGATTGGAAGCTCTGATAGAGGAAGATGTTGAAGGTTTGGAGCGGTCGTTAACCGAGCATATTCCTGAGTTGAGCAAAAGTCTGTTCGACCCCAAAGAGTTGGTACTGGAGAGCCAGGAAGCGGAATTTCTGGCTAAGGATTTCAGTCAGTCTATAGAGATAAATAAGGAACCAGAAGCTCCAAAACCTAGCTTGGATTCTACCGTTCGAAGGGAAATGGAACTTTTGGAAGCCGACTTCATAGATGGCACTTTCTCGTTAACTATGGAGAAAAGTCCTAAACAAGTGGCTACAAAATCTGCAGCGACAGAAGAAATTCCTATCGAAGATTTTCTGCGAGAAAATTTCGACGACGATGAATCCCCCGTTAAACCTACTATCGAACCTGTTCCCAGCAGTGAGCTGTTTCCTCTGAGCAATACCAGCACTCGGCAGAAGCAGCTGAACCTAGATATCGGCGAGTGTTTGCAGGACTTATTGGAGGATGAGCCTCCAAAGGAGAATGAAACCGAAAGCGAGGAAGTGATCCCCAACTCACAGGAAAATGCACAATCCGTTCGGGTGAGCCAATTCAAGAGTCTAAAAACTCTCCATGTTGGAAATCTTCAAGATCTGCTGGCAGATAGTGAAGACGATCTTTTCGGGGACAGTGAAGAGTGCAAACCCGATGTTCAAGCAAAACCAATAGACAATAGTGATAGTGACAAAACTGTTGATTACAACCTAAACGAGCATGTACTCACGAGTTCGGCTTCACAAAAGGAGAATGTTCCGATACAAATTAACAAACTGGGTACTccaaaatccaataaagaagcgcttccatcgcccaaGTGCCCCGATAAGTCACCGTCTCTTCTTCGAAAGAAGCTCAACTTTACGCGCTTACGGCTCAACCGAGCAAACGCCGACACAATGGAGATAAACTCCGCTCCAGTGGAACGAATCTCCTCAAATGGAGGTTCCGCGGCGGCAGTTCAGTCTCCGTTTTTCGCTTCCTGTCGGCCGGCCGAAAATGCTCGCAGCTTTCTGGATGACACGGCGATCATCGCTCCACGCGCCAAACGTAAAGCGGTCATCGAAAGTGACTCGGAGGAGGAGGATCGGCCGGTTCTATCTAAGCCAACAATGGAGAGCAGCGAAGAGGAAGATGAAGCTTTTCAAACGGCGCGTACG AGTATCGTCACATCTAAAATGGGACCACCGAAAATGTTGGCTCCATCATCAAAACGTATTGGCAGCGGTGACGCGATTTCCCATAGAAAGAAACGACGGAAACATTGTGACTTTTTCCTCAGTCAAGTGGAAGTCTCGGACGATGATGAGGAAGAAGACGACTTCGAGGAGGATGAGTTGTCCCACATGGTCGACGATTCCATCGTTTTTCACGGGCACGTCGAAGATGACTCGAACGTGGACATGCGGGCGAAATATTTGCAATCCGTGAG GAGTCCCGTTCACCAAGGTCGGTTCAAAATTCCGGCTGCTCCAACTCGCTTCCTCAATACCTTAGACATCTATTCGCAGCCAAGTGACCGTTACGAACAGCAGGGCTCAAATTACGAAGAGTGTTCGTTCGTGGTGCCGGAAGATGAAATCGAATCCCAGGAAGATGGTTCCGAATCGGACGAATTGGAGCGAGCGGAACGTATTTTGCGAGAAAGGAGGCGGGCCAAAAAGCTAGGGTTGGACGTTGAAGCTGCTGCTAAAAAGCGTCGACGGAAAATCGTTTCCCTCGCCAACAGTGACCAGTCCAGCAGTTCGGATTCCGAAGGTGAAGAAATGAAAGCCTTCCGGAAGCGAATTCGTTCCATGCCCGATTGA